In Bacteroidota bacterium, a single genomic region encodes these proteins:
- a CDS encoding efflux RND transporter periplasmic adaptor subunit has protein sequence MKNSILILGITALLAACSSGKSGDKAAELEKLKQQESEIATKIKALEKELSANDTSVVGKIKDVAFTTVQAQSFKHYVDIQGKVDAEENVNINAQMPGVVSTILVKPGDRVSKGQLLAELDYSNYVAQREALKPSLNMSITAFEKQERLWKQKIGSEMQFLQAKTQKESLEKQLSSINEMIDMMRVKSPIDGTVDDVSLRLGQAAAPGAPGIRVVNFSKLKAKADVAESYASKINVGNDVELVFPDIDKKVNAKITFKGRVINTLTRTFGVEASLQTQEDYHPNMLAVLKIVDYANDKANVIPINTIQNSDEGQYVMIVKTENGKNTAKKVKVTVGKQYGGMAEITSGLASGDKLITTGYQDLNEGDNIKF, from the coding sequence ATGAAAAATTCAATATTAATCCTTGGAATAACCGCTTTGCTTGCAGCGTGCTCATCCGGTAAATCAGGCGACAAAGCAGCAGAACTGGAAAAATTAAAACAGCAAGAAAGCGAAATTGCTACTAAAATTAAAGCACTTGAAAAAGAACTGAGCGCTAACGATACCAGCGTAGTCGGCAAAATAAAAGATGTGGCCTTTACTACCGTGCAAGCCCAATCCTTTAAGCATTATGTAGACATACAAGGAAAAGTAGATGCTGAAGAAAATGTGAACATCAATGCGCAAATGCCGGGAGTAGTATCAACTATTTTGGTTAAACCGGGCGACCGAGTAAGCAAAGGACAATTGCTTGCAGAATTGGATTACTCTAATTATGTAGCTCAGCGCGAAGCTTTAAAACCCAGCTTAAACATGTCCATTACTGCATTCGAAAAACAAGAACGCTTGTGGAAACAAAAAATTGGTTCAGAAATGCAATTTCTTCAAGCCAAAACGCAAAAAGAATCGCTTGAAAAACAATTGAGCAGCATCAACGAAATGATTGACATGATGCGTGTAAAATCACCCATCGATGGGACTGTGGATGATGTGAGCTTACGACTTGGTCAAGCAGCTGCTCCCGGTGCTCCCGGAATTCGTGTGGTAAATTTCTCCAAACTAAAAGCCAAAGCAGATGTGGCCGAAAGCTATGCATCTAAAATAAATGTGGGAAATGATGTGGAATTAGTTTTTCCGGATATAGATAAAAAAGTGAACGCTAAAATTACCTTCAAAGGTAGAGTGATCAATACCCTTACTCGCACTTTTGGTGTGGAAGCTTCACTTCAAACTCAAGAAGATTATCACCCTAACATGTTGGCCGTTTTAAAAATTGTTGACTACGCCAACGACAAAGCAAATGTAATACCTATCAATACCATTCAAAATTCGGATGAAGGGCAATATGTGATGATTGTTAAAACAGAAAACGGAAAAAATACCGCTAAAAAAGTTAAGGTTACTGTTGGCAAGCAATATGGTGGAATGGCCGAAATTACTAGTGGATTAGCAAGTGGTGATAAATTAATCACTACCGGTTACCAAGATTTAAATGAGGGAGATAATATCAAATTTTAA
- a CDS encoding TolC family protein encodes MTKKISLVLSLFAALFLSHRSWAQADATKSFTLKEAQDYALKNNVNNLNATLDDLIAKNYNKEIRGIGFPQINGSFDVKDFVEIPTSLIPAEFFGGAPGSYAPVKFGTRYNATAGISASQIIFSSDYFLALKASKALLELSYKSNDRTKIETQIAVAKAYYGVLVYRQRLKLMYANVDRVRQLKDDTKALFDNGIVESIDNDRVELTYNNLLVEKEKVERLVALTEYALKFQMGMEITTPITLTDSLNLNAPINTEINFNNKPTYANRIEYQLLQNQEKLNRLELKRYRLNYLPSIAAYGSVSAAAQRSEFDIFDTNKGWYPTGVIGATLNLPIFDGFQKHFKSQQAKLKIQKTQNSLKSFESAMDLDVASASANFQNAQSSLGTQKKNMALAENVYNVSKIKYTEGVGTNTDVVTAETALKEAQTNYYSALYDYLISKVDWDRANGNIK; translated from the coding sequence ATGACAAAAAAAATATCCTTAGTACTCAGTCTCTTTGCCGCTTTGTTTCTATCCCATAGAAGTTGGGCACAAGCAGATGCAACCAAAAGTTTTACGCTGAAAGAAGCGCAAGACTACGCCCTCAAAAACAATGTGAACAACCTAAACGCCACATTGGATGACCTCATTGCTAAAAATTACAACAAAGAAATTCGCGGCATTGGATTTCCTCAAATTAATGGAAGTTTTGATGTGAAAGATTTTGTTGAAATTCCAACATCCTTAATTCCTGCTGAATTTTTTGGTGGTGCGCCCGGATCTTATGCACCGGTTAAATTTGGAACAAGATACAATGCCACTGCCGGAATTTCGGCCAGTCAAATCATTTTTAGCAGCGATTATTTCTTAGCGTTAAAAGCATCTAAAGCATTGTTAGAATTATCTTACAAGAGCAACGACCGCACTAAAATTGAAACACAAATTGCTGTTGCTAAAGCATATTACGGTGTATTGGTATACCGCCAGCGTCTTAAATTAATGTACGCCAACGTGGATCGCGTGCGCCAATTGAAGGACGATACCAAAGCCTTATTTGATAATGGCATTGTTGAGAGTATCGACAACGATAGAGTAGAACTTACCTATAATAACTTATTGGTAGAAAAAGAAAAAGTGGAACGCTTGGTTGCTTTAACTGAATATGCGCTAAAATTTCAAATGGGAATGGAGATTACAACACCCATTACTTTAACCGATTCTCTTAATTTAAATGCTCCGATTAATACCGAAATTAATTTCAATAATAAGCCCACTTATGCCAACCGAATCGAATATCAATTGTTGCAAAATCAAGAAAAACTTAACCGATTAGAGTTAAAACGGTATCGGTTGAATTACTTGCCAAGTATTGCCGCTTATGGTAGCGTAAGTGCGGCTGCCCAACGTTCAGAGTTTGATATTTTTGACACCAATAAAGGATGGTATCCTACCGGAGTAATTGGTGCCACTTTAAACCTTCCCATTTTTGATGGCTTTCAAAAGCACTTCAAATCGCAACAAGCCAAATTAAAAATCCAAAAAACTCAAAATAGTTTAAAGAGTTTTGAAAGTGCCATGGATTTGGATGTAGCCTCAGCATCAGCAAATTTTCAAAATGCGCAATCTTCTTTAGGCACCCAAAAGAAAAATATGGCACTTGCCGAAAATGTGTACAATGTTTCTAAAATAAAATATACCGAAGGTGTTGGAACCAACACTGATGTAGTAACTGCCGAAACAGCTTTAAAAGAAGCTCAAACCAATTATTACAGTGCCCTTTACGACTACTTGATTTCGAAAGTTGATTGGGACAGAGCCAACGGAAACATTAAATAA
- a CDS encoding TetR/AcrR family transcriptional regulator, with product METQERIELAAHELFYRFGIKSVTMDDIAKHLSISKKTIYSFFEDKDQIVSTLCNKDLHDRECKFEQIARESKNAIDEILMLMKFMGEMFSGMNPNLFYDMQKYHPEAWKSFKTFKEEKILKMVVENLQKGMEQGLYRKDMDIRIIAKLRVEQVEMAFNPNIFPSDKFKPVQVQMQLLDHFMHGISTIKGHKLINKYKHLIEEE from the coding sequence ATGGAGACGCAAGAAAGAATAGAATTAGCCGCACACGAGTTGTTTTACCGCTTCGGAATAAAGAGTGTAACCATGGACGATATTGCCAAACACTTGAGCATATCAAAAAAAACCATTTACTCTTTTTTTGAAGATAAGGACCAAATTGTAAGCACACTTTGCAATAAAGATTTGCATGACCGCGAATGTAAGTTTGAACAAATTGCCCGCGAATCGAAAAATGCCATTGATGAAATTTTAATGTTGATGAAGTTTATGGGCGAAATGTTTAGCGGCATGAATCCCAATTTATTTTACGACATGCAAAAGTATCATCCAGAGGCATGGAAAAGCTTCAAAACTTTTAAGGAAGAGAAGATCCTGAAAATGGTGGTCGAAAATCTGCAAAAAGGCATGGAGCAAGGACTCTACCGCAAGGATATGGATATCCGAATCATCGCAAAATTACGCGTGGAGCAAGTGGAAATGGCTTTCAATCCCAACATTTTTCCTTCCGATAAATTTAAACCGGTACAGGTACAAATGCAATTGCTCGACCATTTTATGCACGGCATTTCCACGATTAAAGGACATAAATTAATAAATAAATACAAACATCTGATTGAAGAAGAATAA
- a CDS encoding alpha/beta hydrolase yields the protein MKKGLRILLLLVCLLTLLYLIGPAPEHPQLSKKLPQVPADATGLEMYIKDMEARHQLKPNNEARIVWANDSLKTITEYAIVYLHGFSASQEEGNPVHRAIAKEFGCNLYLSRLAEHGIDTTEQLLNLTADNLWESAKLALVIGKQLGKKVILMGTSTGCTLALQLAADFPEDVAGLVLYSPNIAINDPAAPLVNNPWGLQIARLVKGGKYLTPPDPRPIYKQYWNSPYRLEAAVALEELLESTMSLATFSAIHQPCLSLYYYKDEIHQDPVVKVSAVKTMMEQLGTSPDKKRAVAMPNAGDHVLASPIRSKDVEGVRLETEKFLKEVIAL from the coding sequence ATGAAAAAGGGATTACGTATTTTATTGCTGTTGGTGTGTCTGTTAACATTACTTTACCTCATTGGGCCAGCGCCGGAGCATCCCCAATTGAGTAAAAAATTGCCACAAGTGCCGGCCGATGCGACAGGTTTGGAAATGTATATTAAAGATATGGAAGCCCGGCATCAGTTAAAACCAAATAACGAGGCACGTATCGTATGGGCAAACGATAGTTTAAAAACTATAACAGAATATGCCATTGTTTATCTCCACGGGTTCAGTGCCAGCCAGGAAGAAGGAAATCCGGTGCATCGAGCCATTGCGAAGGAGTTTGGCTGTAACCTGTATTTAAGTCGCTTAGCCGAACACGGCATTGATACCACCGAACAATTACTAAACCTAACAGCGGATAACCTATGGGAAAGCGCCAAATTGGCCCTTGTAATCGGAAAACAATTGGGCAAAAAAGTTATTCTCATGGGCACCTCTACAGGCTGCACGCTTGCATTGCAATTAGCGGCCGATTTTCCGGAGGATGTGGCCGGCTTGGTTTTATATTCCCCCAACATCGCCATCAACGACCCGGCAGCGCCATTGGTAAATAATCCTTGGGGCTTGCAAATAGCGCGTTTGGTAAAAGGTGGAAAATATTTAACCCCGCCCGACCCAAGGCCAATTTACAAACAATACTGGAACAGCCCTTATCGCTTGGAAGCTGCAGTGGCTTTGGAAGAGTTATTAGAAAGTACCATGAGTCTGGCAACATTTAGTGCCATTCATCAACCCTGTTTAAGTTTATACTATTATAAAGATGAAATCCATCAAGATCCGGTAGTAAAGGTGAGTGCTGTCAAAACCATGATGGAACAATTGGGCACATCGCCCGATAAAAAGCGCGCAGTAGCCATGCCCAATGCAGGAGATCATGTATTGGCTTCTCCTATTCGTTCAAAAGATGTGGAAGGGGTGAGGTTGGAAACGGAAAAGTTTTTGAAGGAAGTGATTGCTTTATAA
- the trpS gene encoding tryptophan--tRNA ligase: MSRILTGIQSTGVPHLGNILGAILPAIELSKKSENLSLFFIADLHTLTTVKDGAAIKNNTLSTAAAWLAFGFDTEKNIFYRQSKVTEVCELTWFLNCFTPYPMLANAHSFKDKSERLADVNAGLFTYPVLMAADILLYDAQFVPVGKDQLQHLEMTRDIAEKFNNRCGETLVVPEPLTDERVMIVPGIDGQKMSKSYNNFINIFLPEKELKKVVMSIVTDSKALEDAKNPDTDNVYNLYKLIARPEETETMRQNYLSGGYGYGHAKTELLNCILREFKTARERFEYYMNHTEELENKLKAGEEKAKAIARETLMRVREKLGYV; the protein is encoded by the coding sequence ATGTCACGCATCCTAACAGGTATTCAAAGCACAGGTGTTCCGCATTTGGGGAATATATTGGGGGCTATTTTGCCTGCGATTGAACTATCGAAAAAGTCGGAAAATTTATCGCTGTTTTTTATTGCCGATTTGCATACACTCACCACTGTGAAAGATGGTGCAGCGATAAAAAATAATACCTTGAGCACAGCAGCTGCTTGGTTGGCTTTTGGTTTTGATACAGAAAAGAATATTTTTTACCGACAAAGTAAAGTTACCGAAGTGTGCGAACTTACTTGGTTTTTGAATTGTTTCACGCCTTATCCCATGCTGGCTAACGCACATTCTTTTAAGGATAAATCGGAGCGTTTGGCGGATGTAAATGCCGGTTTATTTACCTATCCGGTATTGATGGCAGCCGATATTTTGTTGTACGATGCACAGTTTGTGCCGGTAGGGAAGGATCAGTTGCAGCATTTAGAGATGACACGCGACATTGCCGAAAAATTCAATAATCGATGTGGCGAAACACTTGTAGTTCCGGAGCCTTTAACAGATGAACGCGTTATGATTGTGCCGGGAATCGATGGTCAAAAAATGAGCAAGAGCTACAATAATTTCATCAATATTTTTCTTCCCGAAAAGGAATTAAAAAAAGTAGTAATGAGCATTGTTACCGATAGCAAAGCATTGGAAGATGCGAAAAATCCGGATACCGACAATGTGTATAATTTGTATAAATTAATTGCTCGTCCCGAAGAAACGGAAACCATGCGCCAAAATTACCTTAGCGGAGGATATGGTTACGGGCATGCAAAAACCGAACTTTTGAATTGTATCTTGCGGGAGTTTAAAACAGCTCGCGAGCGATTTGAATATTATATGAATCATACGGAGGAGCTCGAAAATAAATTAAAAGCAGGGGAGGAGAAAGCAAAGGCCATTGCGCGCGAAACGCTTATGCGCGTTCGGGAAAAACTGGGTTATGTTTAA
- a CDS encoding cytochrome c gives MTLLSIHKISVILFLLIYLVKTILLLANQTENLEKFKKMTKVLEMIVSAAFLITGVWMMIEIGSVKMFQLIKIMLVLASIPVAVIAYKKSNKALAVLSLFMIIMSYGLAEMSKKQKALGSDDNALNSKDVAVMGKAVYTSYCLNCHGEDGKKAFMGAFDLSVSTLDRAAMVNVISNGRKAMTPYSGVLSEEQIQAVTDYIQTLKK, from the coding sequence ATGACACTATTAAGCATCCACAAAATTTCGGTAATTCTTTTCTTATTGATTTACCTTGTTAAAACAATTTTATTACTTGCCAACCAGACAGAGAATTTAGAGAAGTTTAAAAAAATGACCAAGGTGCTGGAGATGATTGTGAGCGCAGCATTTTTAATTACAGGGGTATGGATGATGATTGAAATTGGAAGTGTGAAAATGTTCCAGCTCATAAAAATTATGCTGGTGCTGGCTTCTATTCCGGTGGCTGTTATAGCCTATAAAAAATCAAATAAAGCGCTCGCTGTGCTATCCTTGTTTATGATAATCATGTCTTACGGCCTTGCCGAAATGAGTAAAAAACAGAAAGCATTGGGAAGCGACGACAATGCTTTAAATTCAAAGGATGTTGCAGTAATGGGCAAAGCCGTGTATACCTCATATTGCTTAAACTGCCACGGTGAAGATGGAAAAAAAGCTTTTATGGGTGCTTTTGATTTGTCGGTATCCACCTTAGATAGAGCGGCTATGGTAAACGTGATTAGCAATGGTAGAAAGGCAATGACACCTTACAGCGGAGTATTGAGTGAAGAGCAGATTCAAGCTGTTACGGATTACATTCAAACCCTTAAGAAATAA
- the hflX gene encoding GTPase HflX: protein MVGIINQQQDEQLITEYLDELQFLIETAGAIPGKRFTQRLANPDPRSFIGSGKLEELRVYVETHEVDWVVFDDELSPSQLRNIEKVLKRKIIDRNNLILDIFAARAQTAHAKTQTQLAYYEYMLPRLTGLWTHLERQRGGTGTRGGAGEKEIETDRRIVRDKISQLKEQLKLIDKQMATQRKSRGELIRVALVGYTNVGKSTIMNLLSKSEVFAENKLFATLDTTVRKVVIDNLPFLLSDTVGFIRKLPTHLIESFKSTLDEVREADLILHVVDISHHNFEAHIQVVNETLRDIKALDKPTILVFNKIDRFTFVEKDEDDLTPIHRENLNLETLKRSWMAKLNTPCIFISATEKENVEEFRKTIYDKVKALHVIRYPYNNLLY, encoded by the coding sequence ATGGTGGGAATTATCAATCAGCAACAAGATGAACAGCTGATTACTGAATACCTCGATGAATTACAGTTTCTTATTGAAACAGCTGGAGCCATACCGGGCAAACGATTTACGCAACGCCTTGCTAACCCCGACCCGCGCTCTTTTATTGGTTCCGGTAAATTGGAAGAATTGCGCGTGTATGTGGAAACACATGAAGTGGATTGGGTGGTGTTTGACGATGAATTAAGTCCATCGCAATTGCGTAATATTGAGAAGGTATTGAAGCGAAAAATCATTGACCGCAATAACCTCATCCTAGATATTTTTGCAGCACGCGCCCAAACAGCACATGCCAAAACCCAAACCCAATTGGCTTATTACGAATACATGCTTCCGCGCTTAACAGGTTTGTGGACGCACTTGGAACGCCAGCGCGGTGGAACAGGTACGAGGGGTGGAGCAGGTGAAAAGGAAATTGAGACCGACAGACGTATTGTGCGTGATAAAATATCCCAGTTAAAGGAGCAATTAAAACTCATCGACAAGCAAATGGCTACCCAACGCAAAAGCAGGGGGGAGTTGATTCGTGTGGCCTTAGTCGGATATACCAATGTGGGCAAAAGCACCATTATGAATTTATTGAGCAAGAGTGAAGTTTTTGCTGAAAATAAATTGTTTGCCACCTTGGATACCACGGTTCGAAAAGTTGTGATTGACAATTTGCCCTTTTTACTTTCGGATACAGTTGGCTTTATTCGTAAGCTTCCTACGCACTTGATTGAATCGTTTAAATCAACTTTGGATGAGGTGCGTGAAGCGGATTTAATATTGCATGTAGTGGATATTTCGCACCACAATTTTGAAGCACATATTCAGGTGGTGAACGAAACACTTCGCGATATAAAAGCGCTGGATAAGCCCACTATATTGGTGTTTAATAAAATCGACCGATTTACTTTTGTGGAAAAGGACGAGGATGATTTGACCCCAATACACCGTGAAAACTTGAACCTCGAAACCCTCAAACGCAGCTGGATGGCTAAGTTGAACACACCTTGTATATTTATCTCGGCAACCGAAAAGGAGAATGTGGAAGAGTTTCGTAAAACCATTTACGACAAGGTAAAAGCCTTGCATGTGATACGTTATCCGTATAACAATCTATTGTACTAG
- a CDS encoding DUF1571 domain-containing protein produces the protein MKIFNPAFFFKLLATAVVLICLPVFSKEPVQGSAQILEKMFEAIQGVKNVRYTLLIAERVKGETHNAVSEIKLNTSPRKLYLKNPKKGTEILWVQGENKGECWVYPNGFPYATLSLSPMGDIMRKNQHHTIHDLGFGYIAKTTRSSIFKAGVPLEKIFTYIGDINWDNTECYKLFASYPDFKYINYKVEKGETIASIAAEFNCGEYRILEKNAWISDYTTNIEGKQILIPNNYSNKTILYINKKSNLPVFLKVYDDLGFYEGYEYHNLIVNGGFDADEFSKDYKGYKF, from the coding sequence ATGAAGATTTTTAATCCTGCTTTCTTTTTTAAACTTTTAGCCACTGCGGTAGTGTTGATATGCCTTCCGGTTTTCTCGAAAGAGCCGGTACAGGGCAGCGCACAAATTTTAGAAAAAATGTTTGAAGCCATTCAAGGAGTAAAAAATGTGCGTTACACTTTGCTAATTGCCGAACGCGTGAAAGGTGAAACACATAATGCAGTTTCCGAAATAAAGCTAAATACTTCGCCCCGAAAGCTGTACTTAAAAAATCCCAAAAAGGGAACCGAAATATTGTGGGTGCAAGGCGAAAATAAAGGGGAGTGCTGGGTGTATCCGAACGGCTTTCCTTATGCCACCTTAAGTTTGAGTCCAATGGGCGATATTATGCGCAAAAACCAACACCATACCATACACGATTTGGGATTTGGGTACATTGCTAAAACTACCCGCAGTTCTATTTTTAAAGCAGGTGTTCCGCTCGAAAAAATATTTACATACATAGGTGATATCAATTGGGACAATACCGAATGTTACAAACTGTTCGCAAGTTATCCCGATTTTAAATACATCAATTACAAAGTGGAGAAAGGCGAAACCATTGCCAGTATTGCTGCCGAATTTAACTGTGGCGAATACCGGATATTAGAAAAAAATGCCTGGATATCGGATTATACGACCAACATCGAAGGCAAGCAGATTTTGATTCCGAACAATTATTCCAACAAAACAATTTTATATATCAATAAGAAAAGCAACCTACCGGTTTTTTTAAAAGTGTATGACGACCTCGGTTTTTATGAGGGCTATGAATACCATAACTTAATTGTAAATGGCGGTTTTGACGCCGATGAGTTTTCCAAAGACTACAAGGGCTATAAATTCTAG
- the dprA gene encoding DNA-protecting protein DprA, with translation MAHSLLHAIALTLIPGIGDVAAKKLIAYCGSPEEVFKAKKPHLLKIPGMGESTANALLNQSALSRAEKELEFTMKHSIEVLFYLDESYPKRLKHCNDNPIVLYFKGKANLNAEKMISIVGTRNATEYGKKITQHLVEELREHQATIVSGLAYGIDIYAHKAALQQGLPTVAVLAHGLDRIYPPAHKVTAERMLEQGGILTEFMSETNPDRENFPKRNRIVAGMSDAVVVIEAALSGGALITADIANTYNRDVFAVPGKLGDVYSEGCNRLIKTNKAALIESAKDIAYLLNWNREAAAVQVQRKLFVELNPEEEIVVEVMKEKGNIAIDDLTLLSEFPMSKVAGILLNLEFNGVVKSLPGKVYQLN, from the coding sequence ATGGCTCATTCACTGCTTCACGCCATTGCCTTAACCTTAATTCCCGGAATTGGAGATGTGGCAGCCAAAAAATTAATTGCCTATTGCGGCAGTCCTGAAGAAGTTTTTAAAGCAAAAAAGCCGCACTTGCTAAAAATCCCCGGTATGGGCGAATCTACAGCCAATGCATTGCTAAATCAATCCGCTCTTTCGCGTGCGGAAAAGGAATTGGAGTTTACAATGAAGCATAGTATTGAAGTGCTTTTTTATTTGGATGAAAGCTATCCTAAACGCTTAAAACATTGTAACGATAACCCAATTGTGCTTTACTTTAAAGGTAAGGCCAATTTGAATGCCGAAAAAATGATAAGCATTGTAGGCACACGAAATGCGACTGAATACGGCAAAAAAATAACTCAACATTTAGTGGAAGAATTGCGTGAACATCAGGCAACAATTGTAAGTGGCTTGGCTTACGGAATTGATATTTATGCGCATAAAGCCGCTTTGCAGCAAGGGCTTCCAACAGTGGCGGTATTAGCACACGGGTTAGATCGGATTTATCCACCTGCGCATAAAGTTACGGCCGAAAGAATGCTTGAACAGGGCGGAATCTTAACTGAATTTATGAGTGAAACCAATCCCGACCGAGAAAATTTCCCCAAGCGTAACCGCATTGTGGCAGGCATGTCGGATGCTGTGGTAGTGATAGAAGCAGCACTTTCGGGAGGTGCACTTATTACAGCCGATATTGCAAATACCTACAACCGCGATGTGTTTGCAGTACCCGGAAAATTGGGTGATGTTTATTCGGAAGGCTGTAACCGATTAATAAAAACAAATAAAGCTGCCCTCATCGAATCGGCAAAGGATATAGCGTATTTACTTAATTGGAACCGAGAAGCAGCTGCTGTTCAGGTGCAACGAAAATTGTTTGTAGAGTTAAACCCCGAAGAGGAAATTGTGGTGGAGGTAATGAAAGAAAAGGGCAATATTGCTATCGATGATTTAACCTTGCTTTCAGAATTTCCAATGAGTAAAGTGGCCGGAATTTTATTGAATCTGGAATTTAATGGAGTGGTTAAATCCTTGCCGGGAAAGGTGTATCAATTGAATTAA